In Levilactobacillus brevis, the genomic window CGCCACGGGCGACCCCGCGGATATTTTACGAGAGGGATCGCCGCGAAAATGGTGGCAGGACACGCGCGATGCCATTGCGGCGCTACGTCGCAGGGGGTACCAGCAGATTGCCATCTTCGGGTTATCCCTGGGCGGTTTGTTTGCGACCCGCGCGTTGCAGACCGATCCGCAGTTGGCAGGTGGTGGAACGATTGCGTCACCCGTGGTCTTTCGCGGGCAGACGCATGTTCCGGAGGCATTCATTCAGATGGCGCGCGCGGCCTACCAGCAGCAAAAGCTGGATGGCCCCGATATTGCCAACCGGATGGCCTGGATTCAGGAACATTTGCCGGCCCAGTTGACCGCCATTCAGGCATTTACGGATACAACGGCGACCCACCTCGATCAGGTGAAACAGCCGGTCTTCATCGCCCAAGGGGATGCGGACCAGATGATTGATCCACGGTCGGGTAAGTGGTTGGCCGAGGCTTATCCGAGCCAACAGACTGATTTTCACGAATATGCCGGAGCCGGCCACGTCTTAACGGTCAACTCGGCACACCACGCCTTAGAGGCGGATATATTGACGTATTTACACACAATCTTTTAAAAATAACGAGGAATCGATAGTGCAAGATAATTTAAAGAGTGATTTAACAGCGTTCTTCCGGGCACACTCGGACCAGAACTACACAGTAGAAGATATTTCAGATGCACTGCACTACCACGGCTCAGCGGCTTTCAAGCTGATCGTGCAGGAGTTAGCGCAACTGGAACGGGACGGCTTAGTTCAAGTGACTGAACACGGCCATTTTCAGCTCGATCCAAGCCAACGGACATTGACCGGGATTTTCCACGGCAATGACAAGGGCTTTGGGTTCGTGGCTTACGACGAGAATAAG contains:
- a CDS encoding alpha/beta fold hydrolase — its product is MIRKPTQLFFEQGPHAVILLHAYSGSSNDMRLLARRLESENYTVLAPIFTGHATGDPADILREGSPRKWWQDTRDAIAALRRRGYQQIAIFGLSLGGLFATRALQTDPQLAGGGTIASPVVFRGQTHVPEAFIQMARAAYQQQKLDGPDIANRMAWIQEHLPAQLTAIQAFTDTTATHLDQVKQPVFIAQGDADQMIDPRSGKWLAEAYPSQQTDFHEYAGAGHVLTVNSAHHALEADILTYLHTIF